A stretch of DNA from Noviherbaspirillum sedimenti:
TTCCTTGTACACCTTGGCGCAACGCACCTCGTCGCCGCAGCGCACCACATACACGGTGGCTTCCTTGCCGCTCATGAGCTGGCGCAGCACCGTGTCCACCATGCCTTCATCGATCAGGGGCTGCAGGCGTTTTGGGGGTTTCATGGGTGCGGTGCTCGATTCTGTGCGGAGGTGAGCAGCCAGTGTACCAAGATGTATTGCAGAGAGGGCGAATGTTTCGCGGCCAGCAAGCTGCGGCCTGAGGGGGCCTGAGGCGGTCAACAAGCAGTAGCCGCTTCAGGCCGCTCTGCGCCAGGGCGCGCTGGCTTCGATGAGTTCGGCGATCTCGCGTTCCATGGCGGCGAGTCGCGCATCCTGCGCCGAGTCGCCTTTGTCGATGGCGTCTTCCAGTTCCCCGGCCAGCTCCATCAGGTCCAGCGCGCAGAGAAAGCCGGCGTTGCTGCGCATGGTATGCATGCGCCGGGCGGCCTTTTCCAGGTCGCCCTGAGCCAGATCGCGGCGGGTCTGCGCCGCAGCGTCGGCGAATGCGCCGACGAATCTTTCCAGCAGGCCCAGGAACATGTCGCGGTCGCCGCCCAACCTCTTGATCGCCCTGTTGCGGTCGATGCCGGCGATGTCCGGGAAGTCCTCGACGGTATCGGCGACTGCCGGGGGCTGGTCAGCCAGCACCACTTGGGTGATCGTTGACACAGCTTCTTCTGAGCGCCGCGGCTTGACCCATTTCAACAACAGGACCGCCATATGCTCCAGGTCCATCGGCTTGGGCAGCACGTCGTTGGCGCCGGCCGCACGCGCGGCCGCCTGCTGTTCGTCGCGCACGCCGGCGGTGAAGGCAATCACGGGCAGATCGGTCAATCCCAGTTCACCCCGGATCAGCCGGGTTGCGGTAAGGCCATCCATCACCGGCATCTGCACGTCCATCAGCACCGCATCGAAGCCCTCGGGCCGGGTCTTGAGGAGCTGCACGGCTTGCTGGCCGTCGGCGGCGAGGGTGACGCTGGCGCCTTCCAGCATGAGCGCGCGCTCCACCAGATCGCGGTTCATGGCGCTGTCGTCCGCCACCAGCAGATGGGCACCCACCAGGCGCGGCCCGGAGCGGGCCGGCGCCGGCTTCGCGGCCAGCGCATCCGTCTCGCCACCGACGCCGAGCGCGAAGGGCAACTCGAACCAGAAGCTACTGCCCACACCGACCTGACTGTCGGCGCCGATCTCGCCACCCATCAGTTCCACCAGACGCTTGCAGATGGATAATCCCAGTCCGGTGCCGCCGAAGCGGCGGCTGATGCCGGCGTCGGCTTGTGTGAAGGGCACGAACAGCCGCGCCAGCGCCTCCGGCGGGATGCCGATGCCCTGGTCGCGCACCTCGAAGCGCAGCCGCACGTCTCTCTCGCCGGCCGCGCGCAGCTGCACCAGGACCGTGACCTCGCCCTGCCCGGTAAACTTGATGGCGTTGCCGATCAGGTTGATCAACACCTGTTCCAGCCGCAGCCCGTCGCCCACCAATGGCCCCAGCGGGGTCGCCGGCGCTTCCAGGTGCAGCGCCAGTCCCTTGGCCCTGGCGGCGCGGCCCATCAGGCTGTCGAGATTGGCCAGCAAGCTCTTCAATTCGAAGGGACGCGGCTCGATGCGCAGTTGCCCCGCCTCGATCTTGGACAAGTCCAGCACGTCGTTCAAGATGGCCAGCAGCGACTGGCCGGCGGTGCCGATGCGCTCGACCATGTCGCGCTGGCCGGCAGTCAGCGTCTCGCGCTCCAGCACCTGGGCCAGGCCGAGCACGGCGTTCATCGGCGTGCGGATCTCATGGCTCATGTGGGCAAGGAACTCGCTCTTGGCCGCATTGGCGAACTCGGCGACATCATAGGCCTGACGCAGGTCTTCCTCCATCTGCTTGCGCGCGGTGATGTCTTCCAGGATGAACAGGTAGAGCGGCGCCGCTTCGGTCTCGACCTGCAGCGGCGCGCCGGTCAGGCCGGCCCAGACCACGGCGCCGTCCGGGCGCAGGTAGCGCTTATTGACGCGATAGCCGGACAATTCACCGGCGTTCATGCGCGCGACCCGCTCGCGGTTTTCCGCGAGGTCATCCGGGTGCGTGAAGCTTGCCGGGTCGAGCCCCGCCAGTTCCCGTGGCGTGCGGCCGAGGATTTCGCCGCAGCGCAGGTTGGCCTCGACGATCCGGTTACTGCGCGCGTCGAGCAAGGCCACGCCCAGCGGCGCCTGTTCGAAGATGACACGGAAGCGCGCCTCGGCGGCCCGCTGGGCTTGCAGCACTGCCAGTTCCTGGCGCTGGCGGCCGCGGCGCCACAGCAGGTAGCCGCCGAAATAGACCGGCAGCAGCCCCAGCACCATGGCCAGCGCCGTGGCCCAGGCCATGGTGCGGATGCCGGCATAGGCTTCGCGCTCGTCGATTTCGGCGAGCATCAGCCAGGGCGTGCCTTTGACGGCGGAGGCGTAGGCCAGCACCGGCACCTTGCGATAATCGCGGCCACCCTCGAGGATGCCTTGCTCTCCTTTTGCCGCACGAGCGGCGGGCAGCTTGGGTTCGCTCAGCGGGCGGGTCAGCCCGAGCGCGCTTGCGGGTTGATGGCGCAGCGGCGTCAGGAAGCGGACGCCGTCGCCGTCGCGGCG
This window harbors:
- a CDS encoding ATP-binding protein encodes the protein MTTAISSPATVKPAGGPMRPWLRFALPLLAISLLIGAVGAIGYRYLSEEVRRETHRTLAVIAEQKRQQIEGWFAEIRIDAELYFTGQSELEMLFGKWLAGGRQDAAIYEQMRARMEGVARARGWGGLAMLDTVGRPAVVIGEADIRAHDALIQDVLRRPRIELVDLHRNALGEVYFGILAPIGVSQTGALGVAYLTWRADQALYPQVGSWPVPTQTAETYLVRRDGDGVRFLTPLRHQPASALGLTRPLSEPKLPAARAAKGEQGILEGGRDYRKVPVLAYASAVKGTPWLMLAEIDEREAYAGIRTMAWATALAMVLGLLPVYFGGYLLWRRGRQRQELAVLQAQRAAEARFRVIFEQAPLGVALLDARSNRIVEANLRCGEILGRTPRELAGLDPASFTHPDDLAENRERVARMNAGELSGYRVNKRYLRPDGAVVWAGLTGAPLQVETEAAPLYLFILEDITARKQMEEDLRQAYDVAEFANAAKSEFLAHMSHEIRTPMNAVLGLAQVLERETLTAGQRDMVERIGTAGQSLLAILNDVLDLSKIEAGQLRIEPRPFELKSLLANLDSLMGRAARAKGLALHLEAPATPLGPLVGDGLRLEQVLINLIGNAIKFTGQGEVTVLVQLRAAGERDVRLRFEVRDQGIGIPPEALARLFVPFTQADAGISRRFGGTGLGLSICKRLVELMGGEIGADSQVGVGSSFWFELPFALGVGGETDALAAKPAPARSGPRLVGAHLLVADDSAMNRDLVERALMLEGASVTLAADGQQAVQLLKTRPEGFDAVLMDVQMPVMDGLTATRLIRGELGLTDLPVIAFTAGVRDEQQAAARAAGANDVLPKPMDLEHMAVLLLKWVKPRRSEEAVSTITQVVLADQPPAVADTVEDFPDIAGIDRNRAIKRLGGDRDMFLGLLERFVGAFADAAAQTRRDLAQGDLEKAARRMHTMRSNAGFLCALDLMELAGELEDAIDKGDSAQDARLAAMEREIAELIEASAPWRRAA